One segment of Bradyrhizobium sp. WD16 DNA contains the following:
- a CDS encoding DMT family transporter — protein MSVAPSRPAKAQRRSLWSWLIDQPYLLLSITSLSWAGNLVLGRFVVGHVPPFTLSCIRWLGAVPIILPIAWPYLRRDWPVIVRSLPMLLLLSATGFAGNNVLAYSGLQYTQALNGLLIQSSAPLFVALWSLGLFGVRLTPAQALGIMISLAGVLTILLHGDVSAIARLHFNIGDLLLMMALVVFGLYSALMPKRPPIHPISLFTCTVIGGAVLLLPLMIGEVAAGEHPVWDFTTLWALGYAVLFPSIIGYLCLNRGIVLIGPNRAAPFIHLTPVFGSAMAILFLSERLEVFHIVGYALVLGGITIAARRQGAREDR, from the coding sequence ATGAGCGTGGCGCCGTCGCGACCGGCGAAGGCCCAGCGCCGCAGCCTCTGGAGCTGGCTGATCGACCAGCCCTATCTGCTGCTCAGCATCACCTCGCTGTCCTGGGCCGGCAATCTGGTGCTCGGCCGTTTCGTCGTCGGCCACGTGCCGCCGTTCACCCTGTCCTGCATCCGCTGGCTCGGCGCAGTGCCGATCATCCTGCCGATCGCCTGGCCGTATCTCAGGCGCGACTGGCCGGTGATCGTGCGATCGCTGCCGATGCTGCTGCTGCTGTCGGCGACCGGTTTCGCCGGCAACAACGTGCTGGCCTATTCCGGCCTGCAATACACCCAGGCGCTCAACGGCCTCCTGATCCAGTCGTCCGCCCCGCTGTTCGTCGCGCTGTGGTCGCTCGGACTGTTCGGCGTGCGGCTGACGCCGGCCCAGGCGCTCGGCATCATGATCTCGCTCGCCGGCGTCCTGACGATCCTGCTGCACGGCGACGTCAGTGCCATCGCAAGGCTGCACTTCAATATCGGCGACCTGTTGCTGATGATGGCGCTGGTGGTGTTCGGCCTCTATTCGGCGCTGATGCCGAAGCGCCCGCCGATCCACCCGATCTCGCTGTTCACCTGCACGGTGATCGGCGGCGCCGTCCTGCTGCTGCCGTTGATGATCGGCGAGGTCGCCGCGGGCGAGCACCCGGTGTGGGACTTCACCACGCTGTGGGCGCTCGGCTACGCCGTGCTCTTCCCCTCGATCATCGGCTATCTCTGCCTCAACCGCGGCATCGTGCTGATCGGCCCCAACCGCGCGGCCCCGTTCATCCATCTCACGCCGGTGTTCGGCTCGGCGATGGCCATCCTGTTCCTGTCCGAGCGGCTCGAAGTGTTCCATATCGTCGGCTACGCCCTGGTGCTCGGCGGCATCACCATCGCCGCCCGCCGCCAGGGGGCGCGAGAAGACCGTTGA
- a CDS encoding DMT family transporter yields MTVAARSPARASRWTRLTDQPYLLLSLTSLFWAGNAIVGRSVAGELAPATLSFLRWSGAFLVVLPFAFRHLAGDWSAIRARLGIMVLISFVGVSAFNTLQYTSLQYTTALNVLLLQSTGPLFVAAWSLALLGVRLTLAQLGGILVSMVGVMIILLKGDLAALGNISFNRGDLIFLFALAMFGCYPVLTLRRPAINGMSFLAFTFGCGTLMLIPMVAWELTTRPLPAVTAGNALAVAYVAIFPSFIAYLCYNRGVAIIGANRAAPFFHLIPVFGAAMAITMLGEKLEPFHLVGFVMVLAGVIVAARRPAST; encoded by the coding sequence ATGACCGTTGCCGCCCGCTCACCTGCCCGCGCCTCGCGATGGACGCGCCTGACTGATCAGCCCTATCTGCTGCTCAGCCTGACCTCGCTGTTCTGGGCCGGCAATGCGATCGTCGGACGCTCGGTCGCCGGCGAGCTGGCGCCGGCGACGTTGTCCTTCCTGCGCTGGAGCGGCGCCTTTCTGGTGGTGCTGCCCTTTGCCTTTCGCCACCTCGCCGGAGACTGGTCCGCGATTCGCGCCCGCCTCGGCATCATGGTGCTGATCTCGTTCGTCGGCGTCAGCGCCTTCAACACCCTGCAATACACCTCCCTGCAATACACGACCGCCCTGAACGTGCTGCTGCTGCAGTCGACCGGCCCGCTGTTCGTCGCGGCATGGTCGCTGGCGCTGCTCGGGGTGCGGCTGACGCTGGCCCAGCTCGGCGGCATCCTGGTCTCGATGGTCGGGGTGATGATCATCCTGCTCAAGGGCGATCTTGCCGCTCTCGGCAACATCAGCTTCAACCGCGGCGACCTGATCTTCCTGTTCGCGCTGGCGATGTTCGGATGCTATCCGGTGCTGACGCTGCGCCGGCCGGCGATCAACGGCATGTCCTTTCTCGCCTTCACCTTCGGTTGCGGCACGCTGATGCTGATTCCGATGGTGGCCTGGGAATTGACGACACGGCCGCTGCCGGCGGTGACGGCCGGCAACGCGCTGGCGGTCGCCTATGTCGCGATCTTCCCCTCCTTCATCGCCTACCTCTGCTACAACCGCGGCGTCGCCATCATCGGCGCCAACCGCGCCGCGCCGTTCTTCCATCTCATTCCGGTGTTCGGTGCAGCCATGGCCATCACCATGCTCGGCGAGAAGCTCGAGCCGTTCCATCTCGTCGGCTTCGTCATGGTGCTGGCCGGCGTCATCGTCGCGGCCCGCCGGCCGGCATCGACATGA
- a CDS encoding adenylosuccinate synthase — MANVVVVGAQWGDEGKGKIVDWLSEQADVVVRFQGGHNAGHTLVINGNTYKLALLPSGVLRPSKLSVIGNGVVFDPQAFIDEVERLRAQGVAVSPENLRVAENVTLILPLHRELDALRESSNTGTAIGTTRRGIGPAYEDKAGRRAIRLMDLADPATLPHKIDRLLAHHNALRRGLSLPEIDGGALFAELEALAPQVLPYAETVWMLLDQHRREGKRILFEGAQGALLDVDHGTYPYVTSSNTVAAQAATGSGIGPSSVGYVLGICKAYTTRVGMGPFPTELTNEIGEEIGRRGKEFGVNTGRKRRCGWFDAVLVRQTARTCGIHGLALTKLDILDGFDTIDVCTGYELDGKVIDHLPAGEGAQARVKPIYETIEGWKEPTANARSWADLPAQAIKYVRRVEELVGCPIALLSTSPEREDTILVQNPFED; from the coding sequence ATGGCCAATGTTGTCGTCGTCGGCGCCCAGTGGGGCGACGAGGGAAAGGGCAAGATCGTCGACTGGCTCTCGGAGCAGGCTGACGTCGTGGTCCGGTTCCAGGGCGGCCATAATGCCGGCCACACCCTGGTCATCAACGGAAATACCTACAAGCTGGCGCTGCTGCCGTCCGGCGTGCTGCGGCCCTCGAAGCTGTCGGTGATCGGCAACGGCGTGGTGTTCGACCCCCAGGCCTTCATCGACGAGGTCGAGCGGCTGCGGGCCCAGGGCGTCGCGGTGTCGCCGGAGAATCTGCGCGTCGCCGAAAACGTCACGCTGATCCTGCCGCTCCATCGCGAACTCGACGCGCTGCGCGAATCCTCCAACACCGGCACCGCCATCGGCACCACCCGGCGCGGCATCGGCCCGGCCTATGAAGACAAGGCCGGCCGCCGCGCGATCCGGCTGATGGACCTCGCCGACCCGGCGACCCTGCCGCACAAGATCGACCGCCTGCTGGCGCATCACAATGCGCTGCGCCGCGGATTGAGCCTGCCGGAGATCGATGGCGGCGCGCTGTTCGCCGAGCTCGAGGCCCTGGCGCCGCAGGTGCTGCCTTATGCCGAGACGGTGTGGATGCTGCTCGATCAGCACCGCCGCGAGGGCAAGCGCATCCTGTTCGAAGGCGCGCAGGGCGCGTTGCTCGACGTCGACCACGGCACCTACCCTTACGTCACCTCGTCCAACACGGTGGCGGCCCAGGCGGCAACCGGCAGCGGCATCGGCCCGAGTTCGGTCGGTTATGTGCTCGGCATCTGCAAGGCCTACACCACCCGGGTCGGCATGGGGCCGTTCCCGACCGAGCTCACCAACGAGATCGGTGAGGAGATCGGCCGGCGCGGCAAGGAATTCGGCGTCAACACCGGGCGCAAGCGGCGCTGCGGCTGGTTCGATGCGGTGCTGGTGCGGCAGACCGCCCGGACCTGCGGCATCCACGGCCTGGCGCTGACCAAGCTCGACATCCTCGATGGCTTCGACACCATCGACGTCTGCACCGGCTACGAACTCGACGGCAAGGTGATCGACCATCTCCCGGCGGGAGAGGGCGCGCAGGCCCGGGTGAAGCCGATCTACGAGACGATCGAAGGCTGGAAGGAACCGACTGCCAATGCGCGGTCGTGGGCCGACCTGCCGGCCCAGGCCATCAAATATGTTCGTCGCGTCGAGGAGCTGGTCGGCTGTCCGATCGCCTTGCTTTCGACAAGCCCGGAACGCGAGGATACTATTCTCGTACAGAATCCGTTTGAGGATTGA
- a CDS encoding aromatic acid exporter family protein encodes MSASRFRFIRQRLRQRQAQLLLALRITISALLALALALAIGLPLPLWAVLTALILTQANLGRSLRAATDYMVATLGGAIYGGAIAVLIPHDSEAALLAVLGLAVAPLALLAALNPRLSAAPITAAIVLLLPAITHGSPLESAINRVIEVALGAFTGLAVSFLVFRATAQRQAIEAAARSLDLMAAAVTQLVGDVSRSRDVETLHRIQDAVGQSLVQLQEVASEAAHERTVRIADEPDSRPLLRTLLRLRHDLVIIGRASALPLPPALRERLKDPLQQVSAAFADYMRSGGKALLARQGPPPLDMVRRALEQFALALSAVRRDGLTRTLSDDDAERFFALGFALEQVHANFRDLERCIGEWAQAAVTP; translated from the coding sequence GTGTCCGCGTCACGCTTTCGTTTCATCCGCCAGCGCCTGCGGCAGCGGCAAGCCCAGCTGCTGCTGGCGCTGCGCATCACCATCTCGGCGCTGCTGGCGCTGGCCCTGGCGCTCGCCATCGGCCTGCCGCTGCCGCTGTGGGCGGTGCTCACCGCGCTGATCCTGACCCAGGCCAATCTCGGGCGTTCGCTGCGCGCCGCCACCGATTACATGGTCGCCACCCTCGGCGGCGCGATCTATGGCGGCGCCATCGCCGTCCTGATCCCGCACGACAGCGAGGCCGCGCTGCTCGCGGTGCTGGGGCTGGCGGTGGCCCCGCTCGCCCTGCTCGCCGCGCTCAATCCGCGCCTCAGTGCCGCGCCGATCACCGCGGCGATCGTGCTGCTGCTGCCCGCCATCACTCACGGCAGCCCGCTGGAATCGGCGATCAACCGCGTCATCGAGGTGGCGCTCGGCGCCTTCACCGGGCTCGCCGTCTCCTTCCTCGTGTTCCGGGCGACCGCGCAGCGCCAGGCGATCGAGGCGGCCGCGCGGTCCCTCGACCTGATGGCGGCGGCGGTGACGCAGCTCGTCGGCGACGTGTCGCGCAGCCGCGACGTCGAGACGCTGCACCGCATCCAGGACGCCGTCGGCCAGTCGCTGGTGCAGCTGCAGGAGGTGGCGAGCGAAGCCGCCCATGAACGCACGGTGCGGATCGCCGACGAGCCGGACTCCCGGCCGCTGCTGCGCACGCTGCTGCGGCTGCGCCACGACCTCGTCATCATCGGCCGCGCCTCGGCGCTGCCGCTGCCGCCGGCCCTGCGCGAGCGCCTCAAGGATCCGCTGCAGCAGGTCTCGGCGGCCTTCGCCGACTACATGCGCTCCGGCGGCAAGGCCCTGCTGGCGCGGCAGGGACCGCCGCCGCTCGACATGGTGCGCCGGGCGCTCGAGCAATTCGCCCTCGCGCTCTCCGCGGTGCGCCGCGACGGGCTGACCCGGACGCTGTCCGACGACGACGCCGAGCGCTTCTTCGCCCTCGGCTTCGCCCTCGAACAGGTCCACGCCAATTTCCGCGACCTCGAACGCTGCATCGGCGAATGGGCCCAGGCGGCCGTCACGCCATGA